The genomic DNA TACCTGATATGTCCTCTCCCAGCTCTCAGTGAGGGTGTCATTAAGATAATTCGGATCTTTTTTAGACCAACTGAGCAGCTCAGCCAGGACTTGGTAGTAAGGTGAGTAGACTACAATTGGAGCGGAACCGAGAAGATACGGTGTGAGTCGGGCGACAACCGAAATGGGATTAAGAGTCGTTGCAAGGATCAAGCTGTAAATGGTTAGCCTGTACTATTACATTATCATGATACACTGGAATTACCCGTCCCAGCCACCTAGATGCAGCTCATTTCGAGTATTATTGAGTTCGGCTACCTGAGCAGCATATTTTCGCTGCTTGGCAGCGGCTTTAATAGGGTTTGTGGGAGGCTCGGCTTGGACAGGAGGGGCAGCTTTACGCAGTGGTTAGCGCATCGACTCCAACATAGAGCTACATTACCCACGCTTCTGatattcttcctctgcttccaaCCAGTTTAACCATTTAATCGGTTCCAGCTCCCTGTCAGAGAAATTCATAGTTTGCAATATGCCCCAGGCAGGCGGGCTGTCGCTCTCATTGAATAACAGAATACTTCCTTCGGATCCCATTCTTTCCAGCACGGCGGCAGTAATCAAACCGCCAGTGTCGTCAACGACAAGATAACGGCCCCCAGGTCGGACATTGGCCATAGTGAGCAATTGGGAAAGGGTGTCATCtcggagatgaaggataGACTGAGGAGACCGAAGATTGTAATGGTAAAGGACATTAGGAATAGAAGGAGCGAGAGGTTGGACTGTCTGGTAAAATCTACAGCCATAGGTTATTATGGAAAGCAACGAGGCAATGAGacagaaaaaggagatactttttttctttccgtcttctccatttctctTTGCTGAAATCTGTTTTGAGCCCAAATTTCTCATGTCGTGCGATCTGCGCCTGGATAATTTCTTCTGGCGTGCATCCCTGGGCTCGAAGTTCCGCAATCTCGTCATGAGACAATGTCGTCTTTTCAGTTTCTGAAAGATCCTCAATAAATTCGTTGGTTTCAACGATGTCGTCTTTTAATGAATGTCAGTGTCATGCCTCACAATAGGACGACTGCAGGACTAACCAATGACGGCATCCACGACAAGCTGCCTTTTTAGAGGCCTCAAGATATTATTCCACCCTGGGTTATTTTTAGATACTGCTGCAGTgtccttgcccttgtttTTATTCTTCTTGTTGCCCTTTTTGCTTTGAGTTTCTTCTGTGGAAAAGTCAAGAgattgaggttgaggagtgCTGGCTCCAGAGCCACTGCTAGAAACAATTTCATACGTGATGTCGTAATGCAAACCAATGAGTTGGGAGGCGGGAAACGCTCCATATTTACCGAGCTGAACAAGACTATTCCCAATCAGCATCGGAACTTCTGTGATCGACTAAAGAGACCTACTTGTCCCCTTGGACAACGACGGATTTAACAAGGTCACTTGGCAATCGCAAAAGGACTGTATCACCCTCTTTGATCGTCGTCAACCGACGAAGAATCACCTCTGTTAAGGGCTCTGAGGACTCTATGGCTTTGCGAGGTCGCTTGGTTGAAGGTGGTTCAGATGTTGTAGCTTCTGCATTTCCTGGAGCTCCAGTGATCCCGGCGGCAGGTTGCTGTAATTGTGGCGGGAGTGCTGAGATACTTGCAGTTGAGTCCAACTGGGATGGCTGCTGACTGTTCTGTTGCTTTTCTGTCATGGAAATGTGTTGGGGTGTAAAGTGTGGACGTAGGGAAAGTTTTGTTGTTGCTTTCTATAATGCAAGTACTGCTATTTACTCATTATTAGATGCGAGTtgacttctttttttgggaAAAATCGACCACCGGCGGCGGCCGCCGGCCACCTGTTCACTGGAATGCCACATCATAATCAttatcatcaccaccaccaccaccaccaccaccaccaccaccaccaccaccatcaccatGCCACCAGAACGTCCATCAACACCACCACTCTTCTCTATCCAGCTGACTTGGCTGCGTTTTACCTATGTCTATACCCGCGATGGCCCAACAACCATATATGTCACACTCTCCGCCCCCACTTCAACACCCCAAGCCAACACACATCGCTTACCCGCCCCCGGAGCCACCACACACTCCAGCTCAGTCCACAGACTCCTCCCCTTACTCCCAAGCCCAGCGCATCTCTCAAGACGGTTACCTTCGCTACTCTTCGCCTCCGGCGGGAGAGCCACTAGCTAGCTCTTCAGGCTTTAGTTCCTACGCTCCCCCACCTACAGGGCAGCAGCCGGTTCAATCGAGGCAGACATACGGCCAAGCGGGAACGCCGGGAGTACAAGGCGTACATGGATATGGGGTGCCAGGATATGCTTGGCCTGGCATGAATGACGCGACTGCCCAAATGGGGATGCAGTTTGGCAAGAGCGCAGTGGCTGCTGGACAGGAATATGTGGAGAAAAATGTTGGTACAATGTCAGCAGTCGCTCAGTAGCTGACGTCTTGATTAGTTCACGAGATATTTGCCTCTACAACTCATCAAAATCTCCTTTTCTGTAACCAATTCATACGTCTTGAATAAACTACGTCTAATCCTTTTTCCTTGGAGACATAAACCTTGGTCTCGACAAAGTCGGCGGTCAACCGACAATGGCGCCGTTGAAGGGTGGCAGGCGCCTAGAGACGATATCAACGCGCCCGATCTTTACATCCCCAGTAAGTTCATAAGACTGAGTGGGATTCTCTGACTGATTGTTTTCCTCAGCCATGGCTCTCGTTACTTATACTCTTTTATGTGCCCTTGCCTCCGGCCTTCAATCCCGCTTCCACCCAGAGGTTCTCGGATTGTCACTCTCCAAAGCTTTGGCTGTAGTAATCACAGAATTCTGTGCTATCAAGTTGGGCTGCTATCTCCTCGACGTGCGCGGTAGCGGTGCCTCGGGTGTAGAGCTTGTGGGGTATGGCGGATACAAGTTTGTTGGAATTATTGCGACTATTGTGGTCAGCCTCTTGGGCCTAGGGAAAATGATCACCTTGGGCGTATTCATCTACACTTTTGCCGCGAACGCGTTCTTCTTGGTGAGCTGTGTCACGTAttctatcttcttcctctctaATATTGTCGTTTGATAGCTTCGATCGCTCAAATatgttctccttcctgATGCCTCCGTCTCTTCATCTGTGACTACGCTCAGTCACTCGCAGCGTTCAAGACGTGTGCagttcctttttttcgtgGCCGTGGCCCAGGTACTTTGGATGGGCTGGTTATCAAGAGTATAGAAGGGGTGGTGCATGCTCTAGAATGAAATGTCATATGCATGGACCATTTCCTGTCAATCCGAGGGCGCATATTATTGGGAAATTCCATTAACTGTTTTCCTACAACAGTGACAATATTTACAATGTCTGAGATCCGCATCGATTTACGCGCAACACCTTTGACCGGTAAGATGTATGAGTTGCTGACATAAATACATTTACACCCTGGCTATTATCGATGCACATGATTAGGTTGCGATATACAAAGACCCCTCGGAACCGGCAGATTTGGCTAAAACTCATCTGAACGATGCTAATTCAGCTGCCATTGCCCGATTGCGATGTCGTGCAAATTCCAGTTATTAAAATGCATTGGATCAACGGAAACACTTGCAAGAGATGAGAACATGACAAATCAACTCCTTAGATACAAAAACGGTAAATGCTTCAAAGTCAATGCAAATGCTGTCGTTACACAAAACTACGATTCCAACCTGCCATCTTAACGCTTGATTTCAGGTTCTTTGAAAGAGACGCTAGGCCCATCCTTGTTGGACCCTGTACTTTGTACACTGGCCGACCGATACATGGCTAAAGCGGGATTCTTCTTGAAACCTGGAGCGTTGGAGCCATAATTTGACTGGCCAGGCGCTGTCTCGGACGAAGGACTGGCATCATCGGCGAAGCGTACCGCAGGCGACGATCGGCTAGCTGAAAGGGTCCTTGTGAGAGGGATCGCAAGATTTTGCGGTTGGGAAGGTGAGGATACTCCGCGCGAATCCTCTGCCAGTATGGACTCCGGTTCTGCAGCAATGTTCCGAGGACGCGAACgggatgaggatggagcGAGAAGGGAATGATTGGGAGGGGCCAAGCCTTCTTCGGCACGGGAAGGCGAATTGGAAGAATGTTGTCGTCGGCCAAACAGCCTGGAGCGGATGGATCGTTTTGGAGGCCCAGCGCTGTTCTGCCGAGAGACGACAATTGCTGGTGGtttcattctcttcctcctttgccGGGGAGTCTCGTCCGGGACATCCTCATAGTTGgcctcgtcctcttcataATCACTCCCGTGGGACACATCGCCCCCGCCCTCGGTATCCCTGCCCTCCCCTGCAAGACCCTCTGGACTCTGCGTCCTCTCCAAGCCATAGCCATGATCATGTCTTGAGTCGCCGTGCGATTCAATTGGGGGTGACGGTTCCGGAGTTCTAATTCCCATCAGCCCCAGACCGAGACGATCAACTGCATCTTTGCCGCCATCCTGAACCCGTGAAGTAGCATGCTCGAGGCTTTTGGGCAGGTGATGAAGCAAGTCGTCAAGCTCTCGTGACTTGAGGCGATGGGGATGATTGAAGCGGTCACTCTCCGTTTTCTTATTTTCGGCGAAATGATTTCGGATGACCTCGACTTCAACCTAAAAGCATACGCATGAGCAAGTCGTGATAAGCAATTGAAACACTCGCATAGCATACCTCGTCACTGTCCCTGATTTTCCTCTCCACAATGAGGTGGTTTCCTTCTCTGTATTTGGCCAGCGGAGGCGTTCTTCTACCAGCTCCTTCCTTATCTTcgatctcttctcttccctcttcaatctctctcTGTGTCTCAGGGTCATTTGCGAGATCAGggcttcctcctctcgaacttctccacctctctccttcctccgccgCTTCGCCCTGGCTGGCCTGGCTACCATGACGAGACGAACCACGTTTTTCTATCATTTCAATCATTTCCCCCTGCCTTGTTCGGGATGAGCTACTTTCTCCGCTTTCTCCgctatcttcttcctcaatctTTTCCGTGATACGACCATTTGAATCGCTGGTGAGTGTGTCCCTCCGTCTGACACCTAAatcgccttcttcgtcgtcatcaCGATTGACAATGATCTCCTGGCCTGGAATAATACGCCGAGCATGAGTTGTCCAGGCAGGCTCGTCGCCCCGCGTGTCCATGGAAAGATTTCGTGATCGAGTATAAGTAATGGAATGGACCCGTCGACCAAGAGAGAAAAATGGAATTGACATGCCGTCTACACTGAATCAGTAACGTATGCGATGGGATAGACTTACGAGTTACGATCGAAGACAACACAAGAAATAAGGTGACGGGCATGATGACGTCTTTTAGGCGGTCAACTGCTTCTGTATTCTGCTCAGGCTCCCCCTCTGGCAAAGACGACCGAGCAAGCGTGGAGATGAATACAGCACCGACACCCATAGGCCCTAAACTCTCATCAGACATGACCCAACTGACACTTGCAATAAGAAACTCACCGAACCATCCCGTAAAAAGAGCTTCTCTGAACGTTTTGATATCGGGAATGAACTTGTAACATACTATTATAGAAGGCAGACGACGAACTAGAAGGACGAGGATAGCTAACACAACCAATCGCCATACTCGGAGCTGGGATCCAGTTAGTTCGTGTATGTGGTAATCCATGAGAACGTACATCGGGCAGATCGTTAAAATGATTGAAAGGAATGATAGCGCCGATATAGATGAAGGCGGCGCaattgaaaaggagatcaATAACGTTCGAGAACACCGCGTCCTCCGTAGCTTTGTTGAAGAAACCGCTGTAACTGTCGTCAGCGCAATAAAGAGATAAATCACAAGCACTACGTACTCCCATGCAAAAGCACAACCGCAAGCGAAAGCAGAAAGCAAATCGTCACTGCCGAGCAAACTTGTAACGCCTACACCGTGGTCAGGTATTGAATAATCGCGAGGCTGGTCAAGACGCTTACCAATGGACAGCACTGCCAGACTGACATACTGGGCGACGTAAGACTGCCTATCAACGAGACGTTTGCGCTCTGCGAATTTCATGAACTTGCGCGCGCAAAATCCCAGGATGGCCCCGATGACAATACCAAGAATAATCTCGTAGGCCCTAGAAAGTGCGTATGAGCGAAAAGAACAGCGATAACTGAGGATCTCAATGTTTGCTTACGCACCAAGTCATGTAGAACCATTCTCCGACGGCATGGCCTGGGCTTGCATCGAGTAGGAGGTAGAGAGCGATGTacaggaagggaaaggcgGCCCCGTCGTTACTTCCACTTTCTgcggagaggaggtggcGGATGTGGGCGGGAACGTGTTTGTCGGCGAACTTGCCTCCGATGACTGCCTGGGCCAAGATGGGATCTGTAGGGGTGACGCCCGCCGCAACCACGAGCGAGGCGAGAAATGTTAGGTCCGGTATCAGGCCCCAGATGAGGAGAGCGGAGACCATCCATCCCCACACCATGCACGGGcccagaaggaagaagagcgatCGCCAGTGCCGCTTCATGTACGCCTTTGCCAAGCACCAAAGTCAGCGGTTTCCCAGTCAAATGAATCATAAGCTATCACGTACCTTGGGCAATTCAACGCCGACGGCAAACACGGATATAGCAATGACAACGCGAGTGAATTCCAATGTAATGTCATTCGCGACCTCCTGAGTACCGCTACCCCATCCTGCAGGATTGAAAAAATTGAGGCAATGGGGACCAATAATGATACCGACTACAGTCGCTATAGGTGCTTCGCCGACATAGAGCTTCTCCTTGACAAACAAACTGACCATGCCAAAGATGACCACAAAGCCGCCGAGGAAAGTGTATGCGAGATGGGGGGCAGTGACTTCAAAGGGGTGGAAAGCAGTCATTGTGATTCAGAAGCCAGCGGGATACGAGTGGGGGGAATAGGGCAGCAGGTATATATATAAGCTTAGGTGGCGGTCGGCATGCCTCTACTGGGTTGTCCTTGTGCAGTGGCAGAGCGCGCCCTTGGATTGCCGGTTCAaatgaaggggaagggatcTGGCGGCTTCGCGATGGGATTAGAGGACGGAGGAGTATTAATATGTTTGTGTAGAAGAACGATAAAATAATAAACCAGCCATCAACTCCGTCTGCCGAGCCCTAACGTCTTCAAAATAAATCATCAGCAATCCGAGCTGCGGGAACTGACCGCGTCAGGAATTGTTACAGCTTTTCGGTCTTGGCATAATCTTAATTAACGCTCCTGCCACGCCACATAATCCCGTAAGGCCGAAATATACAACGAAAAAGCAATAGGGCCATCTCGAAGGGATTTATACCCAAATCATCCCACAATGTCTCGCCAGAACTTGCTATTCACGACCCTCAGAGCCACGTTTGCCCCCCTCGCAGGTCCATCCACACCTCGtgccttttcctcttcccagcCATCCCTTGTATCCACTCGCAAGCTCGTCGCAAAGAGACGCAAAGCTGCAAACCTAGCACTTCAAGCTTCCCGAGTGCGCAAACCAGATTCAATAGATCCTGTTCTAGGCCGTGTACAGTACAAGGGGGAGGCTCCTACAAATCCTTGGGAAGGATGTCGGTTACAACGCGTCCTTTTGGACTATAATGCCATTGCCTACTCCATGCCTCCAGATTACACTGCTGGTGAACAACCCCCCTACCTCTTACCAGGTGtgagcaaggaagatgcCGAGCTACTGTTCAGAGCTGTGCCCCATGCAAGCACGGAGCTTAGGTACGCTAGTGGACAAGGTAGTGAGAAAACGGAGCAGGAGCAAGCGAGACAGAgcgagatgatgatgagaatcCTGGATTTAAGAAACGCGAATAAAAATGCGATCAATGTTTTAAACAGACAACGAGTGATCGACGAGTTTGGGGCGGGTGTTGACAGTGGTAGCTCTGCAGTTCAAGGTAGGGTTTGATAACTCAGTATCTTCGTTAAGACCCTCTGCTAACATGTCGTTTAGCCGCATTATTAACTGCCAAAATTCACAACCTGTTATCACATATTGAAGAGAACCCTAGAGATACCTCGAACAAGCGTGCTCTTCGGCTACTTGTTCAAGAGCGAGCTAGACATCTCAAAtattggaagaggaagcaggGAGAGGAGGCTTACGATAAGCTTCTGACCGATCTTGGCCTTCAGCGAGAAGCTGTCGAAGGGGAGCTGTTCATCGGCTTTTGAAGATGTGAGTCGTATTCCACCGTCGTTTCATAGTCACCATCTCTAGCGTGATGTTTTACCAAACCTGATTTAATGAGCCTGAGCCTTTTGGTCTGGACGACAACCTTTTGTGTACCTGATACAATCTTTCCTATTCATATTTCGATAATTATGCACACGAGACGAAAACATTGGCTGACAACCCGTTGTCCTTAGACCGTCATGGTTCCAACAGTACCAAAatttctccctcttcaacaCCTTTACCCTTTTCGGCCCTCACTTCGCCCACTACCCCATCCCTTTCAGCTCTCAAATtgatctccatcttcatacTTTCCAACACACACAACACTTGATTCTCCTTCACTTTATCCCCCTTTTTGACCTTCACTTCGATGACAGTTGCAGGCATGGGCGAGACGAGGGTCCCCGTACCGctggaagacgaagatTGCGGGCCTTCTATGCCCTCGAGAGGCGATGGATGGTGCGTGATTACATAGTGcgatgatgacgaaaaGATATGCAATTTTTCAAGACCATTTACGAAGATAGGGATAATGGTACTTTGTATCTTTTTGGGCCCTATTTGAGCACTGAACTCGGTGGAAGAGGTAACGCAGCTTTGAATCAACTGACTGTACAAGTCTTGACCTGCAATTGCAACATGATATCCAGATTCGACCGGGTTGACGGTGACTTGTTCCGAATCGAGTCGAAATGAGAATGTACAGATGTCACTGAATCGTCTGTGCACCAAGGATGCCCATGGCCCAGCAGGTGCCAAACTTTTCTGGCCTGATTCCGCTCGGAGAACCAAAAAAACCGCCGCTTGTGCCAAGATGTCCTGGGGGACAACTCGTGGTGGGAATAACTCGTCGTGATGTGACTTCACGTCATATCAGCTCGGAAACCAATTCACAGGAACTTACTGGTATGAAACTCGTTTCGACTGACCCAGCTGCAAAGTCATCGTGTTCGGCGACTGACTTGAGAAACTCGATGTTGGTGGAGGGCCCAACAATTTGATATTCCGCCAATGCCGATCGTAAAAGCGACAGAGCCTGAGGCCGATCTTTACCATGAACCACAAGTTTGGCAATCTATTTCCGAGGGTTATAAAAACGTTTCTCAAGAGATGACGGCACTTGCCATTGGGTCATAATGGGAGCTGATTTCATCGCCTTCTTGGAAACCTGTCTCCAGCCGGTGTGGCGTATTAATTGGCGAACGCACATGGAACAGCTTGCCAGTGTCTGGCAAAAAATTGCTACCATCCATTGTGAgatcctctttcttcattaGTAATTGCCAAGTATCCTCACTATTCGGGCTTTTCAGCGTAGATTCGCGCTTCAAACGCATGACCGATGCAGGGGATCTTGTCCTGGGTGTATGGAATAGGATTACCGGCCGCGATCTGTCTTTCAAGTGAGCTTTTAGCTTAACAAGAGGCCGCGCGCGACTTACAGAAAGCTGCCATTCTATAAGATCCATACCCG from Cryptococcus neoformans var. neoformans JEC21 chromosome 3 sequence includes the following:
- a CDS encoding ER to Golgi transport-related protein, putative, yielding MSIPAMAQQPYMSHSPPPLQHPKPTHIAYPPPEPPHTPAQSTDSSPYSQAQRISQDGYLRYSSPPAGEPLASSSGFSSYAPPPTGQQPVQSRQTYGQAGTPGVQGVHGYGVPGYAWPGMNDATAQMGMQFGKSAVAAGQEYVEKNFTRYLPLQLIKISFSVTNSYVLNKLRLILFPWRHKPWSRQSRRSTDNGAVEGWQAPRDDINAPDLYIPTMALVTYTLLCALASGLQSRFHPEVLGLSLSKALAVVITEFCAIKLGCYLLDVRGSGASGVELVGYGGYKFVGIIATIVVSLLGLGKMITLGVFIYTFAANAFFLLRSLKYVLLPDASVSSSVTTLSHSQRSRRVQFLFFVAVAQVLWMGWLSRV
- a CDS encoding Na+/H+ exchanger AnNHA1, putative; its protein translation is MTAFHPFEVTAPHLAYTFLGGFVVIFGMVSLFVKEKLYVGEAPIATVVGIIIGPHCLNFFNPAGWGSGTQEVANDITLEFTRVVIAISVFAVGVELPKAYMKRHWRSLFFLLGPCMVWGWMVSALLIWGLIPDLTFLASLVVAAGVTPTDPILAQAVIGGKFADKHVPAHIRHLLSAESGSNDGAAFPFLYIALYLLLDASPGHAVGEWFYMTWAYEIILGIVIGAILGFCARKFMKFAERKRLVDRQSYVAQYVSLAVLSIGVTSLLGSDDLLSAFACGCAFAWDGFFNKATEDAVFSNVIDLLFNCAAFIYIGAIIPFNHFNDLPDLRVWRLVVLAILVLLVRRLPSIIVCYKFIPDIKTFREALFTGWFGPMGVGAVFISTLARSSLPEGEPEQNTEAVDRLKDVIMPVTLFLVLSSIVTHGMSIPFFSLGRRVHSITYTRSRNLSMDTRGDEPAWTTHARRIIPGQEIIVNRDDDEEGDLGVRRRDTLTSDSNGRITEKIEEEDSGESGESSSSRTRQGEMIEMIEKRGSSRHGSQASQGEAAEEGERWRSSRGGSPDLANDPETQREIEEGREEIEDKEGAGRRTPPLAKYREGNHLIVERKIRDSDEVEVEVIRNHFAENKKTESDRFNHPHRLKSRELDDLLHHLPKSLEHATSRVQDGGKDAVDRLGLGLMGIRTPEPSPPIESHGDSRHDHGYGLERTQSPEGLAGEGRDTEGGGDVSHGSDYEEDEANYEDVPDETPRQRRKRMKPPAIVVSRQNSAGPPKRSIRSRLFGRRQHSSNSPSRAEEGLAPPNHSLLAPSSSRSRPRNIAAEPESILAEDSRGVSSPSQPQNLAIPLTRTLSASRSSPAVRFADDASPSSETAPGQSNYGSNAPGFKKNPALAMYRSASVQSTGSNKDGPSVSFKEPEIKR
- a CDS encoding structural constituent of ribosome, putative translates to MSRQNLLFTTLRATFAPLAGPSTPRAFSSSQPSLVSTRKLVAKRRKAANLALQASRVRKPDSIDPVLGRVQYKGEAPTNPWEGCRLQRVLLDYNAIAYSMPPDYTAGEQPPYLLPGVSKEDAELLFRAVPHASTELRYASGQGSEKTEQEQARQSEMMMRILDLRNANKNAINVLNRQRVIDEFGAGVDSGSSAVQAALLTAKIHNLLSHIEENPRDTSNKRALRLLVQERARHLKYWKRKQGEEAYDKLLTDLGLQREAVEGELFIGF